In the Pseudomonas sp. DTU_2021_1001937_2_SI_NGA_ILE_001 genome, one interval contains:
- a CDS encoding hybrid sensor histidine kinase/response regulator, translating to MTPDQMRDASLFELFTLEAEAQTQVLSAGLLALERDPSLAEQLEACMRAAHSLKGAARIVGVDLAVGVAHVMEDCLVGAQDGRLVLQAEHIDTLLAGTDMLMHIATPGDGSVDAAAVETYVQRMNQLMASASRLSRNTALPALPVPPTPGLDALSSSLLLEPSPPVLDPPVELPVSPDAAPAHDPFTPPAPVTGVAQEPEPAPKSSRERRTAEGGERVLRVTAERLNGLLDLASKSLVESQRIKPILSGLQRLKRLQAGGDRILQVLEANLAQADVEPETLQALEEARNLVFDAQNLLIEQISELDEFGWQAAQRAQSLYDSALACRMRPFADVLGGQARMVRDLGRELGKAVRLEIEGEKTQVDREVLEKLEAPLTHLLRNAVDHGIELPEQREARGKPREGLIRLRASHLAGMLVVELIDDGGGIDLERLRSAIVARKLSPEETAAQMSEEELLSFLFLPGFSMRDKVTQISGRGVGLDAVQHMVRQLHGAVTLEQRSGEGSRFRLEVPLTLSVVRSLVVEVGGEAYAFPLAHIERMRDLEAQDIIQLEGRQHFWHEGRHVGLVAASQLLNRPPAGQAQASLKVVVIRDRDTSYGVAVERFIGERTLVVIPLDPRLGKVQDVSSGALLDDGSVVLILDVEDLLRSVDKLLNTGRLERIDRQGRQAVAATRKRVLVVDDSLTVRELERKLLASRGYEVAVAVDGMDGWNALRAEDFDLLITDIDMPRMDGIELVTLLRRDTRLQSLPVMVVSYKDREEDRRRGLDAGADYYLAKASFHDDALLDAVVELIGEAQA from the coding sequence ATGACACCCGATCAAATGCGTGACGCCTCGCTCTTCGAACTCTTTACCCTGGAAGCCGAAGCGCAGACCCAAGTGCTGAGTGCCGGACTGCTGGCGCTGGAGCGCGACCCCAGCCTGGCCGAACAGCTCGAGGCCTGCATGCGCGCAGCCCATTCGCTCAAGGGCGCCGCGCGTATCGTCGGTGTCGACCTGGCGGTCGGCGTTGCCCATGTGATGGAGGATTGCCTGGTCGGTGCGCAGGATGGCCGGCTGGTGTTGCAGGCCGAGCATATCGACACGCTGCTGGCCGGCACCGACATGCTGATGCACATCGCCACGCCCGGCGATGGCAGTGTCGACGCGGCGGCGGTCGAGACCTACGTGCAGCGCATGAATCAGCTCATGGCTTCGGCCTCGCGTCTGTCACGCAACACGGCCTTGCCGGCGCTGCCCGTGCCGCCGACACCCGGCCTCGATGCGCTGTCCAGCTCCTTGCTGCTCGAACCTTCGCCGCCGGTGCTGGACCCGCCCGTCGAGCTGCCGGTATCGCCCGATGCCGCCCCGGCTCACGACCCCTTCACCCCGCCAGCGCCTGTGACCGGCGTCGCCCAAGAGCCGGAACCGGCGCCCAAGTCATCGCGGGAGCGCCGGACGGCCGAAGGCGGCGAGCGGGTCTTGCGGGTCACTGCCGAGCGTCTCAATGGTCTGCTGGACCTGGCCAGCAAATCGCTGGTCGAGAGCCAGCGGATCAAGCCGATCCTGTCTGGCCTGCAGCGTCTCAAGCGCCTGCAGGCCGGCGGTGACCGTATCTTGCAGGTGCTGGAGGCCAACCTGGCCCAGGCCGACGTCGAGCCGGAAACGCTCCAGGCCCTGGAAGAGGCTCGCAACCTAGTGTTCGACGCGCAGAACCTGCTCATCGAGCAGATCAGCGAGCTGGACGAGTTCGGCTGGCAGGCTGCGCAGCGGGCGCAGAGCCTCTACGACAGCGCGCTGGCCTGCCGCATGCGGCCCTTTGCCGACGTGCTCGGTGGCCAGGCGCGTATGGTCCGCGACCTGGGCCGCGAGCTGGGCAAGGCGGTGCGCCTGGAGATCGAGGGGGAGAAAACCCAGGTCGACCGCGAGGTGCTGGAGAAGCTCGAAGCGCCGCTGACCCACCTGCTGCGCAATGCGGTGGACCACGGCATCGAGCTGCCGGAACAGCGTGAGGCGCGGGGCAAGCCGCGTGAGGGGCTGATTCGCCTGCGCGCCTCGCACCTGGCGGGCATGCTGGTGGTGGAGCTGATCGACGACGGCGGCGGCATCGACCTTGAGCGGCTGCGCAGTGCCATCGTGGCGCGCAAGCTGTCGCCGGAAGAAACCGCCGCGCAGATGAGCGAGGAAGAACTGCTGAGCTTCCTGTTCCTGCCGGGCTTCAGCATGCGCGACAAGGTCACGCAGATTTCCGGGCGCGGTGTCGGCCTGGATGCCGTGCAGCACATGGTTCGCCAACTGCACGGCGCGGTGACCCTGGAGCAGCGCAGCGGCGAGGGCAGCCGTTTTCGCCTCGAGGTGCCATTGACGCTGTCGGTGGTGCGCAGCCTGGTGGTGGAAGTCGGCGGCGAAGCCTATGCCTTTCCGCTGGCGCACATCGAGCGCATGCGCGACCTTGAAGCTCAGGACATCATCCAGCTGGAAGGGCGTCAGCACTTCTGGCACGAGGGGCGGCACGTGGGGCTGGTCGCGGCCAGCCAGTTGCTCAACCGGCCACCCGCCGGCCAGGCCCAGGCATCGCTCAAGGTCGTGGTGATCCGCGATCGGGATACCTCCTATGGCGTCGCCGTGGAGCGCTTCATTGGCGAACGGACGCTGGTGGTCATCCCGCTGGACCCGCGGCTCGGCAAGGTTCAGGACGTGTCTTCCGGAGCGCTGCTCGACGACGGTTCGGTGGTGCTGATCCTCGACGTCGAAGACCTGTTGCGCTCGGTGGACAAACTGCTCAATACCGGGCGCCTGGAGCGGATCGATCGGCAGGGGCGCCAGGCCGTCGCTGCCACGCGCAAGCGGGTGCTGGTGGTCGACGACTCGCTGACGGTGCGCGAGCTGGAACGCAAGCTGCTGGCCAGCCGTGGTTACGAAGTCGCCGTGGCGGTGGACGGCATGGATGGCTGGAACGCTCTGCGTGCCGAAGACTTCGACCTGTTGATCACCGACATCGACATGCCGCGCATGGACGGCATCGAACTGGTGACCCTGCTGCGTCGTGATACCCGTTTGCAGTCACTGCCTGTTATGGTGGTGTCCTATAAGGATCGGGAAGAAGACCGACGTCGGGGGCTGGATGCCGGGGCTGATTACTATTTGGCCAAGGCCAGTTTCCATGATGATGCGTTGCTCGATGCCGTGGTGGAACTCATAGGGGAAGCGCAGGCATGA
- a CDS encoding chemotaxis protein CheW encodes MSGISLASITLDDGQAIDDCWNRIGVQGDRSCPLLAEHIHCRNCEVYSAAATRLLDRYSLAQDYHDRARSAEYAPRACTQSVVVFRLGDEWLGLATRSLVEVAPLQAIHSLPHQRSRALLGVANVRGALVACISLVELLGLDVGLSSPANNRIMPRMLIVAAEGGPVVVPVDEVDGIHALDRQLLDSASTSGTHANARFTRGVLHWKARSLRLLDEQELLAAIARSMT; translated from the coding sequence ATGAGCGGCATCAGCCTGGCGAGCATCACCCTGGACGACGGTCAGGCGATCGACGACTGCTGGAACCGCATCGGTGTGCAGGGTGACCGCAGTTGCCCGCTGCTGGCCGAGCATATTCACTGCCGCAACTGCGAAGTCTATTCGGCGGCGGCCACACGACTGCTGGATCGCTACAGCCTGGCCCAGGATTATCACGACCGTGCGCGCAGCGCCGAATACGCACCGCGCGCCTGTACCCAGTCGGTGGTGGTCTTCCGGCTCGGCGACGAGTGGCTGGGCCTGGCGACCCGCAGCCTGGTGGAAGTCGCTCCGCTGCAGGCCATCCACTCGCTGCCGCATCAGCGTTCGCGGGCCTTGCTTGGCGTCGCCAACGTGCGTGGCGCGCTGGTGGCGTGCATTTCCCTGGTCGAGCTGCTGGGCCTCGACGTCGGGCTGTCGTCGCCGGCCAACAACCGGATCATGCCGCGCATGCTGATCGTCGCCGCCGAGGGCGGCCCAGTGGTGGTGCCGGTGGATGAAGTGGATGGCATCCACGCGCTGGACCGGCAACTGCTCGACTCGGCGTCGACCTCCGGCACGCATGCCAACGCCCGCTTTACCCGAGGTGTGCTGCACTGGAAGGCGCGCAGCCTGCGTCTGCTGGATGAACAAGAGTTGCTGGCGGCGATTGCGCGGAGCATGACATGA
- a CDS encoding protein-glutamate O-methyltransferase CheR: MSDDSRFFAFLKERIGLDVTSVGEAIIERALRQRSAAAGAPDSEAYWQLLQGSPDEQQALIEAVVVPETWFFRYPESFATLGRLAVERARALSAARPLRILSLPCSTGEEPYSIAMALFDAGLGPQHFRIDAIDISPLSIERAKRALYGRNSFRGKELGFRERYFTPVGDNWEVIAQIRDCVNFRPGNLLDPAMARQTPCDFVFCRNLVIYFDRPTQTQAFQVLKQLTLADGLLFIGPAEGNLLTQIGMRSLNLPQSFVFRHAQRDDPKPVTLSPPRMPTPAPAPLPTPTASAPGLRSAAPAARRPFSTTAAIGAPPPASAVAPVRPRHTDTQADAELAAIARLANAGKSSEARTACQRFLIEHEPVAQVFYWLGLLSEVEGRAAEAQSHYRKALYLQPQHAEALAQLAALLAAQGDSAGAQRLLERAARGANRQGNGQ; encoded by the coding sequence ATGAGTGACGACTCGCGTTTCTTCGCCTTTCTCAAGGAGCGTATCGGCCTGGATGTCACCTCGGTAGGCGAGGCGATCATCGAGCGCGCCCTGCGCCAGCGCAGCGCAGCGGCCGGTGCGCCTGACAGCGAGGCCTACTGGCAACTGCTGCAAGGTTCACCTGACGAGCAGCAGGCGCTGATCGAAGCGGTGGTCGTGCCCGAGACCTGGTTCTTTCGTTATCCCGAGTCCTTCGCCACCCTGGGACGCCTGGCGGTGGAGCGTGCCCGGGCATTGTCGGCGGCGCGGCCGTTGCGCATTCTCAGCCTGCCGTGCTCCACCGGCGAAGAGCCCTATTCCATCGCCATGGCGTTGTTCGACGCCGGGCTCGGCCCGCAGCATTTTCGTATCGACGCCATCGACATCAGCCCGCTGTCCATCGAACGGGCCAAGCGCGCCCTCTACGGGCGCAACTCTTTCCGCGGCAAGGAACTGGGCTTTCGCGAGCGTTATTTCACGCCCGTTGGCGACAACTGGGAAGTGATTGCGCAGATCCGCGACTGCGTGAATTTCCGTCCCGGCAACCTGCTCGACCCGGCCATGGCGCGTCAGACACCTTGCGACTTCGTGTTCTGCCGCAACCTGGTGATCTATTTCGACCGACCGACCCAGACCCAGGCATTTCAGGTGCTCAAGCAACTGACACTGGCCGATGGTCTGCTGTTCATCGGCCCGGCCGAGGGCAACCTGCTGACACAGATCGGCATGCGTTCGCTCAACCTGCCGCAGTCGTTCGTCTTTCGTCATGCGCAACGTGACGATCCTAAACCGGTTACGCTCAGTCCGCCGCGCATGCCGACCCCCGCGCCTGCGCCCTTGCCGACGCCCACCGCCAGCGCGCCGGGTCTGCGCAGCGCCGCGCCTGCTGCACGGCGTCCGTTCTCGACAACCGCTGCCATAGGGGCGCCGCCGCCGGCATCCGCTGTGGCACCGGTGCGACCCCGGCACACCGACACACAGGCGGATGCCGAGCTGGCGGCCATCGCCAGGCTGGCCAACGCCGGCAAGAGCAGCGAGGCCCGCACGGCCTGTCAGCGCTTTCTGATCGAGCATGAACCGGTGGCCCAGGTTTTTTACTGGCTGGGTTTGCTGAGCGAGGTGGAAGGGCGTGCGGCCGAGGCGCAGAGCCACTACCGCAAGGCCTTGTACCTTCAGCCGCAGCATGCCGAGGCGCTGGCCCAACTGGCCGCGCTGCTGGCGGCGCAGGGCGACAGTGCCGGGGCGCAACGTCTGCTGGAGCGGGCCGCGCGTGGCGCCAATAGACAAGGAAACGGCCAATGA
- a CDS encoding chemotaxis protein CheW, with amino-acid sequence MVDRPPIRGEAAPVRDTLFLLFRIGEERYALQAREIAEVLPRVKLKVIPDAPAWVAGIFAHRGEIVPVIDISALSSGIPAPARTSTRMVLVNYRYDAQHPAQLLGLILEQATDTLRCPASQFKAYGLDNRLAPYLGPVREDEAGLLQWIRVDELLSEPVRELLYPVEAPDIEHLEDAP; translated from the coding sequence ATGGTCGATCGTCCCCCTATACGCGGCGAGGCCGCGCCGGTTCGCGACACGCTGTTCCTGCTGTTTCGCATCGGCGAAGAGCGCTACGCCCTGCAGGCACGGGAGATCGCCGAGGTGCTGCCACGCGTGAAGCTCAAGGTCATTCCCGATGCACCGGCCTGGGTGGCGGGCATTTTCGCCCACCGTGGCGAGATCGTTCCGGTCATCGACATCAGTGCGCTGAGTTCAGGTATTCCGGCCCCGGCGCGCACCAGCACACGCATGGTGCTGGTGAACTATCGCTACGACGCCCAGCATCCGGCGCAATTGCTGGGCCTGATCCTGGAGCAGGCCACCGACACGCTGCGCTGTCCGGCCTCGCAGTTCAAGGCCTATGGCCTGGACAATCGCCTGGCGCCCTACCTGGGCCCGGTGCGTGAGGACGAGGCGGGGCTGTTGCAGTGGATCCGTGTCGATGAACTGCTCAGCGAGCCGGTGCGTGAGCTGCTGTACCCGGTCGAGGCGCCGGACATCGAGCACCTGGAGGATGCGCCATGA
- a CDS encoding methyl-accepting chemotaxis protein, whose product MKNWTLRQRILASFAVIIAIMLLMVVASYSRLMKIESSQEEVRRDSLPGVYHSTLLRSVWGESYIRTLELIGEGQGRPLTQTERDQFQGFEASLQKEVDGYKQSIFDDTDKSTFQAFEASREAYTRLLKDTHSAFERGDFSRAKTQFYEQVNPVWTIGRKQLNDIILTNKKLADRATDNIDEAVAAAKVTMFISLLIAIVAAGACGLLLMRSILAPMQRLVNILGVMRTGDLSQRLNLERNDEFNVVQTGFNDMMTELTALVAQAQRSSVQVTTSVTEIAATSKQQQATATETAATTTEIGATSREIAATSRDLLRTMNEVTSAADQASMLAGSGQQGLARMEETMHQISGAASLVNAKLAILNEKAGNINQVVVTIVKVADQTNLLSLNAAIEAEKAGEYGRGFAVVATEVRRLADQTAVATYDIEQMVREIQSAVSAGVMGMDKFSEEVRRGLFEVTQVGEQLSQIIHQVQALAPRVLMVNEGMQAQATGAEQINQALVQLADASSQTVESLRQASFAIDELSQVAVGLRSGVSRFKV is encoded by the coding sequence GTGAAGAACTGGACCTTGCGCCAACGGATCCTGGCGAGTTTCGCCGTAATCATCGCCATCATGTTATTGATGGTCGTGGCCTCTTATTCACGGTTGATGAAGATCGAGTCCAGCCAGGAAGAGGTTCGCCGTGACTCGCTGCCAGGCGTCTATCACAGCACCTTGTTGCGCAGTGTCTGGGGCGAAAGCTACATCCGTACTCTGGAATTGATCGGCGAAGGGCAGGGGCGGCCGCTCACTCAGACCGAGCGCGATCAGTTCCAGGGCTTCGAAGCTTCCTTGCAGAAAGAGGTCGATGGCTACAAGCAGTCGATCTTCGATGACACCGACAAAAGCACTTTTCAGGCGTTCGAAGCCAGCCGCGAAGCCTATACCCGACTGCTCAAGGACACCCATTCCGCTTTCGAGCGGGGAGATTTCAGCAGGGCAAAGACCCAGTTCTACGAACAGGTCAACCCGGTGTGGACCATCGGCCGCAAACAGCTCAACGACATCATCCTGACCAACAAGAAGCTGGCAGACCGCGCCACCGACAATATCGACGAAGCGGTGGCCGCCGCCAAGGTCACCATGTTCATCTCGTTGTTGATCGCCATCGTCGCTGCCGGCGCCTGCGGCCTGCTGCTGATGCGTTCGATCCTCGCGCCGATGCAGCGTCTGGTGAACATCCTCGGCGTGATGCGCACCGGCGATCTCAGCCAGCGCCTGAACCTGGAGCGTAACGACGAATTCAATGTGGTGCAGACCGGTTTCAACGACATGATGACCGAACTCACCGCCCTGGTGGCCCAGGCGCAGCGCTCCTCGGTGCAGGTCACCACTTCGGTGACCGAGATTGCCGCCACCTCCAAGCAGCAGCAGGCTACCGCGACCGAGACCGCTGCCACCACCACCGAGATCGGCGCCACCTCGCGGGAAATTGCCGCGACGTCCCGCGACCTGCTGCGCACCATGAACGAGGTCACCAGTGCCGCCGACCAGGCCTCGATGCTTGCCGGCTCCGGCCAGCAGGGCCTGGCACGCATGGAAGAGACCATGCACCAGATTTCCGGGGCGGCCAGCCTGGTCAACGCCAAGCTGGCGATCCTCAACGAGAAGGCCGGCAACATCAACCAGGTGGTGGTGACCATCGTCAAGGTCGCCGACCAGACCAACCTGTTGTCGCTCAATGCCGCCATCGAAGCCGAGAAGGCCGGCGAATATGGTCGCGGCTTCGCCGTGGTGGCGACCGAAGTACGGCGCCTGGCCGACCAGACCGCCGTGGCCACCTATGACATCGAGCAGATGGTTCGTGAGATCCAGTCGGCGGTGTCGGCCGGCGTGATGGGCATGGACAAGTTCTCCGAGGAGGTGCGCCGCGGGCTGTTCGAGGTCACCCAGGTGGGTGAGCAGCTGTCGCAGATCATTCACCAGGTGCAGGCCCTGGCACCACGCGTGCTGATGGTCAACGAAGGCATGCAGGCCCAGGCCACTGGCGCCGAGCAGATCAACCAGGCCCTGGTGCAACTGGCCGATGCCAGCAGCCAGACGGTGGAATCGCTGCGCCAGGCCAGTTTCGCCATCGACGAGTTGAGCCAGGTGGCGGTGGGGCTGCGCAGCGGCGTTTCGCGATTCAAGGTCTGA